From Nitrobacter sp. NHB1, a single genomic window includes:
- the gcvT gene encoding glycine cleavage system aminomethyltransferase GcvT, translating to MVTDVSEAPVLQRTPLHALHLARGGRMVPFAGHDMPVQYASGVLKEHLHTRAGAGLFDVSHMGQIALRPKSGKVADAALALERLVPQDIVAVAPGRQRYALFTNAAGGLLDDLMVANFGDHLFLVVNGACKAADEAHLREHLSDVCTIEVLADRALVALQGPKAASVLAKVCPEASAMRFMDAGPQRADDIDCFVSRSGYTGEDGFEISIPAIQAEALVSGLLDDPDVMLVGLGARDSLRLEAGLCLYGHDIDATTTPVEAALEWSVQKIRRSGGARAGGFPGTNVILPQFEQGASRRRVGLRPEGRAPVREGAPLFAEAGSADPIGIVTSGGFGPSFNAPVAMGYLPTSHAAIGGTVFADVRGQRLPLRVSAMPFVPHNYKR from the coding sequence ATGGTAACGGACGTTTCCGAAGCTCCGGTTCTGCAACGAACACCCCTGCACGCCCTGCACCTGGCGCGCGGCGGCCGGATGGTGCCGTTCGCGGGCCATGACATGCCGGTTCAGTACGCATCCGGCGTGCTGAAGGAACATCTCCATACCCGCGCCGGCGCCGGCCTGTTCGATGTCTCGCACATGGGCCAGATCGCGCTGCGGCCCAAATCCGGCAAGGTCGCCGACGCCGCGCTGGCGCTGGAGCGGCTGGTGCCGCAGGACATCGTGGCGGTCGCGCCGGGACGGCAGCGCTATGCCCTGTTCACCAATGCGGCCGGCGGCCTGCTCGACGACCTGATGGTGGCCAATTTCGGCGACCACCTGTTTCTGGTGGTCAATGGAGCCTGCAAGGCCGCCGACGAGGCGCATCTGCGCGAGCACCTTTCCGATGTCTGCACGATCGAGGTCCTCGCGGATCGCGCGCTGGTCGCGCTGCAAGGCCCGAAGGCGGCGTCCGTGCTGGCGAAGGTCTGCCCTGAAGCGTCCGCGATGCGCTTCATGGATGCCGGGCCGCAGCGGGCGGACGACATCGACTGCTTCGTCTCGCGGTCCGGCTACACCGGCGAAGACGGCTTCGAGATCTCGATTCCCGCGATACAGGCCGAAGCGCTGGTGTCCGGGCTGCTCGACGATCCCGACGTGATGCTGGTCGGCCTCGGCGCCCGCGACAGCCTGCGGCTCGAGGCCGGCCTCTGCCTTTACGGTCATGACATCGACGCCACGACAACGCCGGTCGAGGCCGCGCTGGAATGGTCGGTGCAGAAAATCCGGCGAAGCGGCGGCGCGCGCGCCGGCGGTTTCCCCGGCACGAACGTGATTCTCCCCCAATTCGAGCAAGGCGCGTCCCGCCGCCGTGTCGGGCTGAGGCCGGAAGGCCGTGCGCCGGTGCGCGAAGGCGCGCCGCTGTTCGCCGAAGCAGGCTCTGCCGATCCGATCGGCATCGTGACATCGGGCGGCTTCGGACCGAGCTTCAATGCCCCGGTCGCGATGGGCTATCTGCCGACATCACACGCCGCCATCGGCGGCACGGTCTTTGCTGACGTACGCGGACAGCGGCTGCCGCTGCGCGTATCCGCGATGCCTTTCGTTCCCCATAATTACAAGCGCTGA